Proteins found in one Jatrophihabitans sp. genomic segment:
- a CDS encoding ATP-binding protein produces MSTLWLGHTPSSAALARRSVLAAFDDAGLTGEPALDAALIASELVGNAVRHASPLPSGQLAVSWVLDAEGYQISVTDGGGMSDPDSLTGGVSARQAGARDTAGRGLRIVAELADSWGVATDDDGATTVWARASTPACAAR; encoded by the coding sequence GTGTCGACGCTGTGGCTCGGCCATACCCCGAGCAGCGCCGCGCTCGCCCGCCGGAGCGTGCTGGCCGCCTTCGACGACGCGGGCCTGACCGGCGAGCCGGCCCTGGACGCGGCGCTGATCGCCAGCGAGCTGGTCGGCAACGCGGTCCGCCATGCCTCGCCGCTGCCGTCCGGACAGCTCGCCGTCAGCTGGGTCCTCGACGCCGAGGGCTACCAGATCTCGGTGACCGACGGCGGCGGCATGTCAGACCCCGACAGCCTGACCGGCGGCGTCTCGGCCCGGCAGGCCGGTGCCCGGGACACCGCGGGCCGCGGCCTGCGGATCGTGGCCGAGCTGGCCGACAGCTGGGGGGTGGCGACCGATGACGACGGCGCCACCACCGTCTGGGCTCGCGCCAGCACGCCCGCCTGCGCCGCTCGGTAA
- a CDS encoding DUF4446 family protein: protein MSTWLAVGAVIFGLAGLVAGVLALRTLSRLRRSVALLSRGTSGRETILEVADKHMAASEAVRKDILELQRELAAAQQELAAGMTAERQALAETVQGLTSSVGTVLRRVALVRFDAFEDLGGRLSFSLALLDDGGNGVTLTSIASTSDTRLYAKALTAGVGEHPLSPEEEQAVKAALAR, encoded by the coding sequence ATGAGTACCTGGCTGGCGGTCGGCGCCGTGATCTTCGGACTGGCCGGCCTGGTGGCCGGCGTGCTGGCCCTGCGCACCCTCAGCAGGTTGCGGCGATCGGTGGCGTTGCTCTCTCGCGGCACGTCGGGCCGCGAGACCATCCTGGAGGTCGCCGACAAGCACATGGCCGCCAGCGAGGCGGTCCGCAAGGACATCCTGGAACTGCAGCGTGAACTGGCCGCGGCCCAGCAGGAGCTGGCGGCCGGGATGACGGCCGAGCGGCAGGCGCTGGCCGAGACCGTGCAGGGCCTGACCAGCTCGGTCGGCACGGTGCTGCGGCGGGTGGCCCTGGTGCGCTTCGACGCCTTCGAGGACCTGGGTGGGCGGCTGTCGTTCTCGCTGGCGCTGCTCGACGACGGCGGTAACGGCGTCACGCTGACCTCGATCGCCAGCACCTCCGACACCCGGCTCTACGCCAAGGCGCTGACCGCCGGCGTCGGCGAGCACCCGCTCTCGCCCGAGGAGGAGCAGGCCGTCAAGGCGGCGCTGGCCCGCTAG
- a CDS encoding TMEM165/GDT1 family protein, whose product MTAFLAAFAIAFAAIVLVELPDKTMVATLVLSTRYRRRPVLAGAAAAFALQCVLAVTAGGLLHLLPPRILEAVVALLFAAGAVLLFRESVATEDEPLAADAPAEPGLSDRRVFGISFGVLFAAEWGDASQLATAGLVARYGQPVATGLGAFVALLCVATLAVLIGKVILRKVPLRLVHRIAAVAFTVFALVAAVAAIRG is encoded by the coding sequence ATGACAGCCTTCCTCGCGGCGTTCGCCATCGCCTTCGCCGCGATCGTGCTCGTCGAGCTGCCCGACAAGACCATGGTGGCCACGCTGGTGCTGTCCACCCGGTACCGCAGGCGGCCGGTGCTGGCCGGCGCGGCCGCCGCCTTCGCGCTGCAGTGCGTGCTCGCCGTCACCGCAGGCGGCCTGCTGCACCTGCTGCCGCCCCGGATCCTGGAGGCAGTCGTGGCGCTGCTGTTCGCCGCCGGGGCGGTGCTGCTGTTCCGGGAGAGCGTGGCCACCGAGGACGAGCCTCTGGCGGCCGACGCCCCGGCCGAGCCGGGCCTGAGCGACCGCCGGGTCTTCGGCATCTCCTTCGGGGTGCTCTTCGCCGCGGAGTGGGGCGACGCCTCGCAGCTGGCCACCGCGGGCCTGGTCGCGCGCTACGGCCAGCCGGTGGCCACCGGCCTGGGAGCCTTCGTGGCGCTGCTGTGCGTGGCCACGCTCGCCGTCCTGATCGGCAAGGTCATCCTGCGCAAGGTGCCGCTGCGGCTGGTGCACCGGATCGCCGCGGTGGCCTTCACGGTCTTCGCCCTGGTTGCGGCGGTGGCCGCGATCCGGGGCTGA
- the hisC gene encoding histidinol-phosphate transaminase — MTVRMRPVLAALPAYVPGRNVPGSIKLASNETAYGPLPHVLDRITAAAAEANRYPDTNSSELLRALSQRFDIGVEHLVVGCGSVSLCQQLVQATAGHGDEVIFGWRSFEAYPIITAVAGAQAVQVPLREQVYDLPALAAAVTDRTRLIFVCNPNNPTGTAVPGVELTEFLDQVPSDVLVVLDEAYREFVTDEKVQDGTGLLERYPNLMVLRTFSKAYGLAGLRIGYGLAADPAVAMAVRQTQVPFAVTHVAQAAALASLEPEAGQQLADRVAEVVAERSRVTSALRSAGYQLPDSEANFVWLAEGPPEQGGVDATAFGAGCEARGLIVRAFAGSGVRITIGTAAENDKFLAAAMELRGSPAG; from the coding sequence ATGACTGTTCGGATGCGCCCGGTTCTGGCCGCGCTGCCTGCCTACGTGCCGGGCCGCAACGTCCCCGGTTCGATCAAGCTGGCCAGCAACGAGACCGCCTACGGGCCGTTGCCCCACGTGCTGGACCGGATCACCGCCGCGGCGGCCGAGGCCAACCGCTACCCCGACACCAATTCCAGCGAGCTGCTGCGGGCGCTGTCACAGCGCTTCGACATCGGCGTCGAACACCTGGTGGTCGGCTGCGGCTCGGTGTCGCTGTGCCAGCAGCTGGTGCAGGCCACCGCCGGCCATGGCGATGAGGTGATCTTCGGCTGGCGGTCCTTCGAGGCCTACCCGATCATCACCGCGGTCGCCGGGGCCCAGGCGGTGCAGGTGCCGCTGCGCGAGCAGGTCTATGACCTGCCGGCGCTGGCGGCCGCGGTCACCGACCGGACCCGGCTGATCTTCGTCTGCAACCCCAACAACCCGACCGGCACCGCGGTGCCCGGCGTGGAGCTCACCGAGTTCCTGGACCAGGTGCCCTCGGACGTGCTGGTGGTGCTGGACGAGGCCTACCGGGAGTTCGTTACCGACGAGAAGGTGCAGGACGGCACCGGCCTGCTGGAGCGCTACCCGAATCTGATGGTGCTGCGGACGTTCTCCAAGGCCTACGGTCTGGCCGGCCTGCGGATCGGCTACGGCCTGGCCGCGGACCCGGCGGTGGCGATGGCGGTCCGCCAGACCCAGGTCCCGTTCGCGGTGACCCACGTCGCGCAGGCCGCCGCGCTGGCCAGCCTGGAGCCCGAAGCCGGGCAGCAGCTTGCCGACCGGGTGGCCGAGGTGGTGGCCGAGCGGTCCCGGGTCACCAGCGCGCTGCGCTCGGCCGGCTACCAGTTGCCCGACTCCGAGGCCAACTTCGTCTGGCTGGCCGAGGGGCCGCCGGAGCAGGGTGGCGTGGACGCCACCGCGTTCGGCGCCGGCTGCGAGGCCCGGGGCCTGATCGTGCGGGCGTTCGCCGGCTCCGGCGTTCGGATCACCATCGGAACCGCCGCCGAGAACGACAAGTTCCTGGCCGCTGCCATGGAGCTGCGCGGGTCACCCGCCGGCTGA
- a CDS encoding NAD-dependent malic enzyme, translating to MAMPDSARPRPAPTSASYSITVRLYAVPDSSVVGRLATAVSEAGGLVTAVDVSESRHDRITIDVTCSAVNGEHSEQIVASLRALPGVEVHRVSDRTFLLHLGGKISVESKVPLRTRDDLSMAYTPGVGRVSLALAAHPEDVSKLTIKGNSVAVVTDGSAVLGLGNIGPGAALPVMEGKAALFKRFADIDAWPICLDTQDVEEIVQTVRLIAPGFGGINLEDISAPRCFEIEARLRELLDIPVFHDDQHGTAIVVLAALTNALRCVHKGLGSIRVVVAGGGAAGTAIVDLLLAAGVRHVLVWDREGVLSPTDQSLNPSKLALAHRTNPEGVTGDLHDALRGADVFIGVSAPGVLPAEWIADMAEDPVVFALANPDPETDIDAARQYATILATGRSDYPNQINNVLAFPGVFRGLLDSQASQVSTDMLLRAASALAHCVSDEQLNPAYIVPSVFDPSVPTAVAAAVREAAKPRERARGDRGME from the coding sequence ATGGCCATGCCTGATTCCGCCCGACCCCGTCCCGCGCCGACCTCGGCGTCCTACTCGATCACGGTCCGGCTGTACGCGGTCCCGGACTCCTCGGTCGTGGGCCGGCTGGCCACCGCGGTGTCCGAGGCCGGCGGGCTGGTGACGGCGGTGGACGTCTCGGAGTCCCGGCATGACCGGATCACCATCGACGTCACCTGCTCGGCGGTCAACGGCGAGCACTCCGAGCAGATCGTGGCCTCGCTGCGGGCGTTGCCGGGGGTGGAGGTGCACCGGGTCTCGGACCGCACCTTTTTGCTGCACCTGGGCGGCAAGATCTCGGTCGAGTCCAAGGTGCCCCTGAGAACCCGCGATGACCTGTCGATGGCCTACACGCCGGGCGTCGGCCGGGTCTCCCTGGCACTGGCCGCCCACCCGGAGGACGTCTCGAAGCTGACCATCAAGGGCAACTCGGTCGCGGTGGTCACCGACGGCTCGGCGGTGCTGGGGCTGGGCAACATCGGCCCGGGCGCCGCGCTGCCCGTGATGGAGGGCAAGGCGGCGCTGTTCAAGCGGTTCGCCGACATCGACGCCTGGCCGATCTGCCTGGACACCCAGGACGTCGAGGAGATCGTGCAGACCGTCCGGCTGATCGCGCCCGGCTTCGGCGGCATCAACCTCGAGGACATCTCCGCGCCGCGCTGCTTCGAGATCGAGGCCCGGCTGCGCGAACTGCTCGACATCCCGGTCTTCCACGACGACCAGCACGGCACCGCGATCGTGGTGCTGGCCGCGCTCACCAACGCGCTGCGCTGCGTCCACAAGGGGCTCGGCTCGATCCGGGTGGTGGTCGCCGGCGGCGGCGCGGCCGGCACCGCGATCGTGGACCTGCTGCTGGCCGCCGGGGTGCGCCACGTGCTGGTCTGGGACCGCGAGGGGGTGCTGTCACCGACCGACCAGAGCCTGAACCCGTCCAAGCTGGCGCTGGCGCACCGGACCAACCCCGAAGGCGTCACCGGTGACCTGCACGACGCACTGCGCGGGGCCGACGTGTTCATCGGGGTGTCCGCGCCGGGCGTGCTGCCGGCCGAGTGGATCGCCGACATGGCCGAGGACCCGGTGGTCTTCGCGCTGGCCAACCCCGATCCGGAGACCGACATCGACGCCGCCCGCCAGTACGCCACCATCCTGGCCACCGGCCGCTCGGACTACCCGAACCAGATCAACAACGTGCTGGCGTTTCCCGGGGTGTTCCGCGGCCTGCTCGACTCCCAGGCCAGCCAGGTGAGCACCGACATGCTGCTGCGGGCGGCCTCGGCGCTGGCCCACTGCGTCAGCGACGAGCAGCTCAACCCCGCCTACATCGTGCCGTCGGTGTTCGACCCGTCGGTGCCCACCGCGGTGGCGGCAGCCGTCCGGGAGGCGGCCAAGCCGCGGGAACGGGCTCGGGGCGACCGCGGCATGGAGTGA
- a CDS encoding NAD-glutamate dehydrogenase, translating into MTELSADAGPTDDAGPTDPATGPPDEDVFLRRYLMRAPVQLPGRPARALTELARQHFQAARTREPGETVVWIADLDGEGTSIDLVTEDAPYLVDSTRAELERTGHIIEHFLHPQIVVCRDADGVIVQVLDLEDTAEVPEGASAESWMHIETTLIPDSEHDRVAADLRRVITDVHNAVADAPDLYRLIRELADRIEADPGEFDRDTSCEAGELLRWLADGNFMILGHAAYSANELTNPSRSSTSTSTERGVLRGAASISPLELLPAYRSGAPLVIFKSPMVSTVRRSTRYDCVTVIAPARDGEAPKIHVFLGLITDETDGTVGRVPVVRRRIAEVLHRSGARANSHTGRQLLAALRTLPRDELLEAPAPDLLKLSQLVVDRAERGGIGVFARVHLNRDFVTVLVYFPGDRLGPETRRKVREVVLTYWPGKIIGRDDRIVELGLARMQFLIALRAGEEVPNPDRAAVESKVAQVTRRWSDDLADLLTVGVGEQEADRLLRRYSGAFPEAYKEDFGASTAVLDLRRLEGLPDVDGLSFEVYTPAADDPADRRLKIFRTGAPLSLGRTLPMLELMGIEVLDERPYEVERVDGTTSWIYDFGLKLGEGVDFSPERSAAVIDTLRVLWAGGVEQDGFNALVVRAGLTWQQVTVLRAYAKYLRQAGTTFSQGYVEEALSQHHAIAALLVELFDARFNPEREDPADPSGAKLQDGIRAELDLALAEVSSLDQDRILRSLLNLITATLRTNYYRRDEAGAGPATFAVKLDPQAIGELPEPRPKYEIWVYSPRVEGVHLRFGSVARGGLRWSDRREDFRTEVLGLVKAQMVKNTVIVPVGSKGGFVAKRLPDPAVDRDAWLAEGIACYKSFITSLLELTDNFRRDSEGNQYVAKPPATRCYDGDDPYLVVAADKGTATFSDIANGIAIERGFWLGDAFASGGSVGYDHKAMGITARGAWESVKYHFREFGTDTQAEDFTVVGIGDMSGDVFGNGMLLSRHIRLVAAFDHRHIFLDPDPDPGASFDERARLFALPRSSWADYNAELLSAGGGVFPRTQKNIEVSAEAAAALGIAAGAVTMTPTALIHAILTAPVDLLWNGGIGTYVKASTESDADAGDKANDALRADGNQLRARVVGEGGNLGFTQRGRIEFARSGGRINTDAIDNSAGVDTSDHEVNIKILLDHAVQAKQIDVAHRNSLLASVTDEVAALVLRDNYEQNVLLGIARHGAKSLVSVHRRLIKELEKAGELHRDLEALPTDKELAAREAEGVGLTSPELAVLTAYVKISLAERLGASTLPDEPWFQRALRTYFPRAIAEQFADNLAAHPLHREIITTWVVNDLVNRGGSSFVFRAQEETAADAAQIARAYTVVREVFGLEKIWADLEALDNQVSTDAQHIGYREVRRTMDRAVRWLVDVRFPISDVTAEIERFGPTVAALTPKVPELLRGRERENLYAEVDRLVGHGLPRDLALQITYLLTSFLLLDVVEIAVANNRPAAEVADLHFALSERLSVDDILSAVTALPRDDRWSALARAAIRHDVYAALAAVTTSVLKDTDPSLLATERLTNWAERNPERMERATATFAEALSRDRVDLATLSVVLRVMRGLPSSAVKSAH; encoded by the coding sequence ATGACCGAGCTTTCCGCGGACGCGGGACCGACCGATGACGCGGGACCGACCGATCCCGCCACCGGACCGCCGGATGAGGACGTGTTCCTGCGTCGCTACCTGATGCGGGCCCCGGTGCAGCTTCCCGGCCGGCCGGCCCGCGCGCTGACCGAGCTGGCCCGCCAGCACTTCCAGGCGGCGCGCACCCGCGAGCCGGGTGAGACGGTGGTCTGGATCGCCGATCTGGACGGCGAGGGGACCAGCATCGACCTGGTCACCGAGGACGCGCCGTACCTGGTGGACTCGACCCGGGCCGAGCTGGAGCGCACCGGCCACATCATCGAGCACTTCCTGCATCCCCAGATCGTGGTGTGCCGCGACGCCGACGGGGTGATCGTCCAGGTGCTGGACCTCGAGGACACCGCCGAGGTTCCCGAGGGCGCGAGCGCCGAGTCCTGGATGCACATCGAGACCACCCTGATCCCGGACTCCGAGCACGACCGGGTGGCCGCGGACCTGCGCCGGGTGATCACCGACGTGCACAACGCGGTGGCCGACGCCCCGGACCTGTACCGGTTGATCCGCGAGCTGGCCGACCGGATCGAGGCCGACCCGGGCGAGTTCGACCGGGACACCTCGTGCGAGGCCGGCGAGCTGCTGCGCTGGCTGGCCGACGGCAACTTCATGATCCTGGGCCACGCGGCCTACTCGGCCAACGAGCTGACCAACCCGTCCCGGTCTTCCACCTCGACCAGCACCGAGCGCGGCGTGCTGCGCGGCGCGGCCAGCATCTCGCCGCTGGAGCTGCTGCCGGCCTACCGGTCCGGGGCGCCCCTGGTGATCTTCAAGTCCCCGATGGTCTCGACGGTGCGCCGCTCGACCCGCTATGACTGCGTCACGGTGATCGCCCCGGCCCGCGACGGCGAGGCCCCGAAGATCCACGTCTTCCTCGGCCTGATCACCGACGAGACCGACGGCACGGTGGGCCGGGTGCCGGTGGTCCGGCGCCGGATCGCCGAGGTGCTGCACCGCTCCGGCGCCCGGGCCAACAGCCACACCGGCCGGCAGCTGCTGGCCGCGCTGCGCACGCTGCCCCGCGACGAGCTGCTCGAGGCGCCCGCGCCGGACCTGCTCAAGCTCTCGCAGCTGGTGGTGGACCGGGCCGAGCGCGGGGGCATCGGGGTGTTCGCCCGGGTGCACCTCAACCGCGACTTCGTCACCGTCCTGGTCTACTTCCCCGGCGACCGGCTGGGCCCGGAGACCCGGCGCAAGGTGCGCGAGGTGGTGCTGACGTACTGGCCCGGCAAGATCATCGGCCGCGACGACCGGATCGTGGAGCTCGGGCTGGCCCGGATGCAGTTCCTGATCGCGCTGCGGGCCGGCGAGGAGGTTCCCAACCCGGATCGGGCGGCGGTCGAGTCCAAGGTCGCTCAGGTGACCCGCCGGTGGAGTGACGATCTGGCCGACCTGCTCACCGTCGGCGTCGGCGAGCAGGAGGCCGACCGGTTGCTGCGCCGCTACTCCGGGGCGTTTCCCGAGGCGTACAAGGAGGATTTCGGCGCCTCCACGGCCGTGCTCGACCTGCGCCGGCTGGAGGGGCTGCCCGACGTCGACGGCCTGAGCTTCGAGGTCTACACCCCCGCCGCCGACGATCCGGCCGACCGCCGGCTGAAGATCTTCCGGACCGGCGCCCCGCTGTCGCTGGGCCGCACGTTGCCGATGCTGGAGCTGATGGGCATCGAGGTGCTCGACGAGCGGCCCTACGAGGTCGAGCGTGTCGACGGGACGACGTCCTGGATCTATGACTTCGGGCTCAAGCTCGGTGAGGGGGTGGACTTCTCACCCGAGCGCTCGGCGGCCGTGATCGACACCCTGCGGGTGCTCTGGGCCGGCGGCGTCGAGCAGGACGGCTTCAACGCCCTGGTGGTGCGAGCAGGGCTGACCTGGCAGCAGGTCACCGTGCTGCGGGCCTACGCCAAGTACCTGCGCCAGGCCGGCACCACCTTCAGCCAGGGCTACGTCGAGGAGGCCCTGAGCCAGCACCACGCGATCGCCGCGCTGCTGGTGGAGCTGTTCGACGCCCGGTTCAACCCTGAGCGCGAGGACCCGGCCGACCCGTCGGGCGCCAAGCTCCAGGACGGCATCCGGGCCGAGCTCGACCTGGCGCTGGCCGAGGTGTCCAGCCTGGACCAGGACCGCATCCTGCGCTCGCTGCTCAACCTGATCACCGCCACCCTGCGCACCAACTACTACCGCCGCGACGAGGCGGGCGCGGGCCCCGCGACCTTCGCGGTCAAGCTCGACCCGCAGGCCATCGGCGAGCTTCCCGAGCCGCGTCCGAAGTACGAGATCTGGGTCTACTCGCCCCGGGTCGAGGGCGTGCACCTGCGGTTCGGGTCGGTGGCCCGGGGTGGCCTGCGCTGGTCTGACCGCCGCGAGGACTTCCGCACCGAGGTGCTCGGCCTGGTCAAGGCGCAGATGGTGAAGAACACCGTGATCGTGCCGGTCGGCTCCAAGGGCGGCTTCGTCGCCAAGCGGCTGCCCGACCCGGCGGTGGACCGGGACGCGTGGCTGGCCGAGGGCATCGCCTGCTACAAGAGCTTCATCACCTCGCTGCTGGAGCTGACCGACAACTTCCGCCGGGATTCCGAGGGCAACCAGTACGTCGCCAAGCCGCCGGCCACCCGCTGCTACGACGGCGATGACCCCTACCTGGTGGTGGCCGCCGACAAGGGCACCGCCACCTTCTCCGACATCGCCAACGGGATCGCGATCGAGCGCGGCTTCTGGCTCGGCGACGCCTTCGCCTCCGGCGGCTCGGTGGGCTATGACCACAAGGCGATGGGCATCACCGCCAGGGGCGCCTGGGAGTCGGTGAAGTACCATTTCCGCGAGTTCGGCACCGACACCCAGGCCGAGGACTTCACCGTGGTCGGCATCGGTGACATGTCCGGTGACGTGTTCGGCAACGGGATGCTGCTCTCGCGCCACATCCGGCTGGTGGCCGCCTTCGACCACCGGCACATCTTCCTCGACCCGGACCCCGACCCGGGTGCCTCCTTCGACGAGCGCGCCCGGCTGTTCGCACTGCCCCGCTCCAGCTGGGCCGACTACAACGCCGAACTGCTCTCGGCCGGCGGCGGGGTGTTTCCCCGCACCCAGAAGAACATCGAGGTCTCGGCCGAGGCCGCCGCGGCGCTGGGCATCGCGGCGGGTGCGGTCACGATGACCCCGACCGCGCTGATCCACGCGATCCTGACCGCCCCGGTGGACCTGCTGTGGAACGGCGGCATCGGAACCTACGTCAAGGCCTCCACCGAGTCCGACGCCGACGCCGGCGACAAGGCCAACGACGCCCTGCGGGCCGACGGCAACCAGCTGCGGGCCCGGGTGGTCGGTGAGGGCGGCAACCTTGGGTTCACCCAGCGCGGCCGGATCGAGTTCGCCCGCTCGGGCGGCCGGATCAACACCGACGCCATCGACAACTCCGCCGGCGTGGACACCTCCGACCACGAGGTGAACATCAAGATCCTGCTCGACCACGCGGTGCAGGCCAAGCAGATCGACGTGGCGCACCGCAACAGCCTGCTCGCCTCGGTCACCGACGAGGTCGCGGCGCTGGTGCTGCGGGACAACTACGAGCAGAACGTCCTGCTCGGCATCGCCCGGCACGGCGCCAAGTCGCTGGTGTCGGTGCACCGGCGGCTGATCAAGGAGCTGGAGAAGGCCGGCGAGCTGCACCGCGACCTGGAGGCGCTGCCCACCGACAAGGAGTTGGCCGCCCGGGAGGCTGAGGGCGTCGGCCTGACCTCACCCGAGCTGGCGGTGCTGACCGCCTACGTCAAGATCTCCCTTGCCGAGCGGCTGGGCGCCTCCACTCTGCCCGACGAGCCCTGGTTCCAGCGGGCGCTGCGGACCTACTTCCCGCGCGCGATCGCCGAGCAGTTCGCCGACAACCTGGCCGCGCACCCGCTGCACCGCGAGATCATCACCACCTGGGTGGTCAACGACCTGGTCAACCGGGGCGGCTCCAGCTTCGTGTTCCGGGCGCAGGAGGAGACCGCGGCCGACGCCGCCCAGATCGCGCGGGCCTACACGGTGGTCCGGGAGGTGTTCGGCCTGGAGAAGATCTGGGCCGACCTGGAGGCGCTGGACAACCAGGTCAGCACCGACGCCCAGCACATCGGCTACCGCGAGGTGCGCCGGACGATGGACCGCGCGGTGCGCTGGCTGGTGGACGTCCGCTTCCCGATCAGCGACGTGACCGCTGAGATCGAGCGGTTCGGCCCCACCGTGGCCGCGCTGACACCGAAGGTTCCCGAACTGCTGCGCGGCCGGGAGCGGGAGAACCTCTACGCCGAGGTCGACCGGCTGGTCGGGCACGGGCTGCCCCGCGATCTGGCGCTGCAGATCACCTACCTGCTCACCTCGTTCCTGCTGCTGGACGTGGTCGAGATCGCCGTGGCCAACAACCGGCCGGCCGCCGAGGTGGCCGACCTGCACTTCGCGCTGTCAGAGCGGTTGAGCGTCGATGACATCCTCTCCGCCGTCACCGCCCTGCCTCGCGATGACCGGTGGTCAGCGCTGGCCCGGGCGGCGATCCGGCATGACGTCTACGCGGCGCTGGCCGCCGTCACCACCTCGGTGCTCAAGGACACCGACCCGTCGCTGCTGGCCACCGAGCGGCTGACCAACTGGGCCGAACGCAACCCGGAGCGGATGGAGCGGGCCACGGCCACCTTCGCCGAGGCGCTGTCGCGGGACCGGGTGGACCTGGCGACGCTGTCGGTGGTGCTGCGGGTGATGCGCGGCTTGCCGTCCTCGGCGGTCAAGTCAGCGCACTGA
- the pheA gene encoding prephenate dehydratase has product MPPASAAPHGPYGFLGPEGSFAHAAAQALAGGAELVPQASVAEAVDAVRAATVAGAVVPLENSVEGSVPATLDELAGNGSPLVIAAEAYLPVVFDLLARPGTRPGDIAAVATHPHAAAQVRRYLRAQLPAAKVIPVESTAGGAQAVADGRYDAAVAPAAAGRRYGLDSLAHDIADNPGAVTRFVLLSSPSAPPPPTGDDRTTVVTYLKDDHAGALLEILTEFAIRGVNLTRIESRPTKGRLGQYCFSIDCEGHVDEARVGDALAALRRICADVRYLGSYPRSDGAAGRRGEILRGRADADFEEAAGWLDRIRGAGAG; this is encoded by the coding sequence GTGCCACCCGCAAGCGCCGCCCCGCACGGGCCGTACGGCTTTCTCGGCCCCGAAGGCAGCTTCGCCCACGCGGCCGCCCAGGCGCTGGCCGGCGGCGCCGAGCTGGTGCCGCAGGCCAGCGTCGCCGAAGCCGTCGACGCGGTGCGCGCGGCCACGGTGGCCGGCGCGGTGGTGCCGCTGGAGAACTCCGTCGAGGGCTCGGTGCCGGCCACCTTGGACGAGCTGGCCGGAAACGGCTCGCCGCTGGTGATCGCCGCCGAGGCCTACCTGCCGGTGGTGTTCGACCTGCTGGCGCGCCCGGGAACCCGACCGGGCGACATCGCAGCCGTGGCCACCCACCCGCATGCCGCGGCGCAGGTGCGCCGGTACCTGCGGGCCCAGCTGCCGGCGGCGAAGGTGATCCCGGTGGAGTCCACCGCCGGCGGCGCCCAGGCGGTCGCCGACGGCCGCTATGACGCCGCGGTGGCCCCGGCGGCCGCGGGCCGGCGCTACGGCCTGGACAGCCTGGCCCACGACATCGCCGACAACCCCGGGGCGGTGACCAGGTTCGTCCTGCTGAGCAGCCCGTCGGCGCCGCCGCCGCCGACCGGCGACGACCGGACCACGGTGGTGACCTACCTCAAGGACGACCACGCCGGCGCCCTGCTCGAGATCCTCACCGAGTTCGCGATCCGGGGGGTGAACCTGACCCGCATCGAGTCCCGTCCCACCAAGGGCCGGCTGGGCCAGTACTGCTTCTCGATCGACTGCGAGGGCCACGTCGACGAGGCCCGGGTCGGCGACGCCCTGGCCGCGCTGCGCCGGATCTGCGCCGACGTGCGCTACCTGGGCTCCTACCCTCGCTCAGATGGCGCTGCCGGCCGGCGCGGTGAGATCCTGCGCGGGCGCGCCGACGCCGATTTCGAGGAGGCGGCCGGCTGGCTGGACCGGATCCGCGGCGCTGGGGCGGGGTAG
- a CDS encoding glycerophosphodiester phosphodiesterase family protein: protein MARPLSRSRGRPALGPNPNPLVIAHRGASDGVAEHTLPAYLAAIDTGVDGLECDVRLTRDGHLVCVHDRTVNRTSNGSGIVSELDLAGLQELDFLSWHDELPSSADELVADSPYLAGVAPDHEMPGSSAVLTLEKLLGVVADAGRPLRLLIETKHPTRYGGLVEQELVRLLRRFGWAGAGNQAARADAGPDGELKADEPVTIMSFAPTALRRIRLLAPSVPLTLLADERRIPPLRRDGTLPAGVHISGPGIRVLRSEPDYVERAHQAGNRVFCWTVDHPEDVELVRRLGVDAIITNRPAAVLAQLRPDEG from the coding sequence ATGGCACGCCCGCTGTCGCGCTCCCGCGGCCGTCCGGCCCTGGGGCCGAACCCGAACCCGCTGGTGATCGCCCACCGCGGCGCCTCCGACGGTGTCGCCGAGCACACCCTGCCCGCCTACCTGGCGGCGATCGACACCGGCGTGGACGGCCTGGAATGCGACGTCCGGCTGACCCGCGACGGTCACCTGGTCTGCGTGCACGACCGCACCGTCAACCGCACGTCCAACGGCAGCGGCATCGTCAGCGAGCTGGACCTCGCGGGCCTGCAGGAGCTGGACTTCCTGTCCTGGCACGACGAGCTGCCCAGCTCGGCCGACGAGCTGGTGGCCGACTCGCCCTACCTGGCCGGGGTCGCCCCCGATCACGAGATGCCGGGCAGCTCCGCGGTGCTGACCCTGGAGAAACTGCTGGGCGTGGTCGCCGACGCCGGCCGGCCGCTGCGGCTGCTGATCGAGACCAAGCATCCGACCCGCTACGGCGGGCTGGTGGAGCAGGAGCTGGTGCGGCTGCTACGCCGCTTCGGCTGGGCCGGGGCCGGCAACCAAGCGGCCCGGGCTGACGCCGGGCCCGACGGCGAGCTGAAGGCCGACGAGCCGGTGACGATCATGAGCTTCGCTCCGACCGCCCTGCGCCGGATCCGGCTGCTGGCGCCGTCGGTGCCGCTGACCCTGCTGGCCGACGAGCGCCGGATACCGCCGCTGCGCCGGGACGGCACGCTGCCGGCCGGGGTGCACATCAGCGGGCCGGGAATCCGGGTGCTGCGCTCGGAGCCGGACTACGTCGAGCGGGCCCACCAGGCCGGCAACCGGGTGTTCTGCTGGACGGTGGACCACCCGGAGGACGTCGAGCTGGTCCGCCGGCTCGGAGTGGACGCGATCATCACCAACCGCCCGGCGGCAGTGCTGGCCCAGCTGCGGCCCGACGAGGGCTGA